In bacterium, the genomic stretch ACTGCAGAATCGTACGAATTGCGAAGCTACCGGTATCACCAGCACCAGTTTTCAATACCCTTCCAGTGGTGTTGTTCCCCTCGAAGCGGGTAAGTACTATGCTTGGCAAGTCACAGCGCGCGTTGTCACATCAAGCGGCAATATGGAAGTCCCATCGGAAATCCGAGTATTCCGCATTGCCCCTGTAGTAACGCCGGAAGGTGCGCAGTTGATGGTAGGATTACAACAAATGCTAACTTCCGGTCCCGGTGCCCGTATTCTTGAATTAATGCAGAATGGAAGTCCTGAAGGTGTTATTTACATCAACGGTGTGCCGGTTTCAACGCAACAATTCTTTGCAATGTTGTCTGAATTCATTAGCGGTAGATACACCATCATTTCGATGCGAGTCGAGTAACCACCACCGCAAACTGTAAAGGAGTTTTCAATGAAACGTTTTAGCGTAATTCTACTATTCATTGCGGCGTTTGCGGTGGGACAGTTTGCCTTCGCAGGCGCTAACAATGTAGCAATCGTTTACAAGGTGAATGGTTCGGTTGAACTTTTCAAGAGTGGCAGTAAAACCGCTGAACCACTTAAAGCAGCAACCCACCTTTCTGATGGCGACAAAATCAAAACCGGAAAAGATGGCTACGCCTTTGTGATCTTTGTCGAAGACAAATCTCAGATCAAAGTGCGAGAGAATTCTACGATATCGATTACGGCAAATCGCACTGCAAATGGTCTTGATAAGCAAGTGAACGTCGATGTTGGCAAATTGTGGACCCATGTAACGAAAGAAGGAAGTCAGCTCCGGGTTGCCACACCAACTTCGGTCGCATCGGTCAAAGGAACGATGTGGTGGACGATAGTTGATGAGAACGGAAATACCCAGATCATTGGATTGGAAGGGATTGTACGTCTCATCAATCGCATAACCAATCAGGAAGGCGATGTCGGGCAAGGCCAAACCGGTGAATCGGGACCTGATGGCATCAGAATTATCCGCACGGTGGGTGGTGTACCCAATCCGGAAGGTACCGGACAACGCAGTACGATGCGGATTCCGTTTACCGACGCTGAAGGCAACAGTCGGGTTCTTATCATCGAATACGAAGAGTAAAAACTATCGTGCGGCGATTCGATTTCTTGGATCGCCGCATATTTATGCCTGTTATTCACTACGTGACAACGCTCACTTTTGAAGCGAGGAAAGTATGAACTCAAGGTACGCATTTGTTTTGTTGGTGTTAGTCTTCGCCTGTGTTGGATGGGCGCAGATCGGCCCGGCAATTACACACACCCCGGTAGCAACTGCTGTAGCGGGGCAACCGGTGACAATCAATTTTGAAACATCGCTATCGACGACCGACGTCACACGTGCAGTGGTAGCATATCGTATTTCTGGAAGCGGCTCCTATACTGAAAACGACTTGATGGCTTCCGGTAACCGGTACATGGGTGAGATTCCTGGCAGCGCAGTCACGGAAAAAGGTCTCGAGTATTTTGTATTTATTACAACTGCATCGGGTACGCGACACACGTCTCCTCCGTCGAGCGATCCTGTGCCAGCATCGCCATTCTCAGTTGCCGTTCGCGCTTCGGGTTCTGCCCAAGCCGGGACAGTGACATTTCAAATAGTTTCGCCCGATCCGAATGAACCTGCCAATGCCGATGAGGAAATCGTCGTGGCTATCGCAGTGTTAGGTGGTACCCTCGATATCGCAACTGTGAAATTAGAACTGGATGGTGCAGCGGTAACCCGTTGGGCAAACATCACCCCGGAACTGATTTCTTTTTTAGCGAAAGATCTCGGTTCAGGGAAACATGAAATCCGGGTGAGTGGTAACACTCCGACCGGGTATGCAATTCCAGCTGTAGCAGTATCATTCAAAGCGGTGAAAGCGTTGGATGTTTCCCGAGCCCGTTCTCCGATTGTTTTTAATGGGAATGCATGGTCGGAAACCCGATATGAAGAAATTCAGCAACCCAGTACAACCACCCCAGGCGATGTAACTGGCGAAGTAAAATGGTGGCAACGCGAGCAAGTGCAGTTTAATGGCAGGTATGGCGCACTTGATTTTGGCGGCCGGTTCTATGTAACGAATGAAGAGCAAAAGATTGAACAGCCTCGCAACCGTTACCAAGTTTGGTTTGGTATGAAATGGTGGAAACTCGGTTTAGGTGACAACAACCCGGACTACACACCATTGACGCTCTCGGGAAAACGTGTTCGCGGGCTTCAATTTGAGTTGCATGGTGGCCCGGCACACCTGGAAGTAGTCCACGGTTATACCGATAAAGCGATTGAGGTGTACGGCACATCGACTCGACACTCCTTTGCCCGCGAGCTTACCGGTTTCCGCAACTGGTACGGCAATCGCGACGGTTCCAAAGGTGGGTTGACCATTGTTAAGGTGAGGGATGATCGTTACAGCATCAATAAAGACTCTGCAAAAACCCGCGGTGTCAATCCAATTGAAAACTTAGTTATCGGCGGAGATTTACAATTGGCGTTCGATCAAAGCCGGATTCTGTTTACCGTGGAAGGTGCAACTTCACTTTACAACCGTGACATTGGTCCCGGCGCTATTTCAAAAGACTCACTCGAGAATCTTCCCGGCGCGCCGTCGATGCCGTTCGATCCATTAGATTACGAGAAGTGGTTTGTCTTGAATCAAAACCTCGTTCCGCTAAATCCTTCGGAAAAGACCAGCATCGCTTATACCGCGGGACTACAGTTGAACTACTTCCAGAATCTCTTCCGGTTAAAGTTCCGTTCGACAGGTTCGGCATTCTATGCATTAGGCAGCCCGTACACAGTGCAAGACGATGCCGGATTATCGTTCAGCGACCGGATTCGATTACTAAACAACCGGTTGTACCTGACGATTGGATACGAAACTGCCCGGAATAACCTCGACAATAACAGCGCGACTGGAACGGTAAAATCTGGTATGATAAATTTTGATGTGAGCTATTATCCCACACAGGAATATCTACCGGATGTTTCGCTCTCGTTCCGTAACAGCAATCGAAAGAATGATGTTGATACTGTGAGCACTTTTATCAATACGACCGTCACACCCAATGACACTACTGTTAACGATAATCGTGTTAAGGAAAGCTTCAATGCGATGACGTTCTATGTTGCAAAGTCGTTCCGGTTTGCCAACTACGATCACAGCGCATCGTTAACGCTGAATAATTTCAAGCGCGACGATAAATATTCCCGTAGCGGCGGTAGTCCGTACAATGCAGTATCGAACGTGATGAATTTATCGTGGAAGACGAAGTGGGTGCCGGATTTATCGACCACTTTGAATTACTCGAATATGAAGAATGAGAATGCGGTATCTGTTTCATCCGGTACCTCGACTGCTTATACGAATGAATCGACAACCTTCTCAACTATCGGAATCCGCGGCGATAAGAGTTGGAAGAAGGAACAGATTACAGCCTTTGCCGGTGTAGCTTCACAGTCGGCAAGTGGTCTTCAGAAGTACAGTAAACTGGGCTTCTCGCTCGGTGGTTCGTACAAGTTCCCATACCAATTTACCGCACGGATTCAAGGCGACTTCAATTCGACCAAGTACGACAACACCGGTGGCTCAAGCACGACGATCAAGGAAAACTTCGCGTGGCTTCGCCTCGAGAAGACATTCTAAGTATTGGAGGTTAGGCAACCCCGAAAGGCTCACGGAACGTAATCCTGCCTGACTACTGAGAGCTGGAGGTTAAGCAATCTTGCCTGACAGTTTACAAAGGGCGCACACCAAGTGCGCTCTTTGTTTGTTTGAAATCGCTTTTCTTTCGATAATCTTCTCCGTATTTTTCCCTTATGGCTACTACCGAATCGAAACAACACTGGTCGGGGTTATGGGTCATTGCGTTTGCGATGATTGTAGGGATTCTCGTCGCAAAAATCAGCGGCGTGGTGCCTGCCCTCGATATCTTCGACGTGCTCGAACGGAAAATGGTCGATTTCCGCTTCCATTGGCGTCAACCGCTTCCCACCGACAGTATCCCGGTTGTAATTGTTGCTGCCGACGATAACACCGAACTGGCGACTGATATGCGCTTTCCTTATTCGCGCAGCGTTTGGGCGCATGTAGTCAACAATCTGAAAGCTGCCGGGGCGAAAGTAATCGTATTCGACGTTCAGTTTGCCACACCCGCTGATAGCGCCGGCGACGCTCTGCTGGCAAATGCGATATCGAATGCGGGCAACGTACTGTTGGGCGGTGAAGTTGTCGTCCAGCAACACCAGAATCTTGCCGACCCGATAGTTTTGGAAGCGCCACCCGCCGAAATCTTTACTGCCTCTGGTGCGCCGTGGGCAATGGTGAATATGCAGGAGGATATCGATAACGTCCAGCGCGATTATTTTACGGTGTATGCGGCAAACGATAAGTATTACCTCTCATTAGGCGTTAAAGCGCTCTTTATGTACCGTGGCATTACCGTCGATACCTCTCAGATTCGCCATACCGGAGAGCATGTCAAAATCGGACCGCTGGATATTCACACCAATGGCACGCAGGTCTTTACTGTGAATTATTTTGGTCCCATCAAAACTTTCCCTACCTATTCCGTTTCGCAAGTACTTGATGATGCCACGTTCGATTTGAAAGCCGGGGAAGATTCCGATTACATGGAACTTTTCCTGTCACCGCCGCCGCCCGGTCTCGATTCGTTATTGGATAAAATCGCCTCGGAAAATCCGTTTAAGGATAAAATCGTGTTAATCGGGAACACGATGCCGGCATTTCACGATTACAAAGCAACACCGTTCGATGGTTATCGGCAGGGGCAACCCCTCATGTACGGTGTCGAGGTACATGCCAACGCCATCGGCACGATGTACACCGGAAATTATCTCGAATGGCTGTCGTTTTGGTGGCAGGTGATTGTTTGGCTCCTCTTCTCATTTATCGTATGGTGGGTAACGGAGCACCGGAACATCTGGGTCGGGGCAATCACGTTACTTGTCGTATTGAGTATTGGTTCAGCTTTCAATGTCTTGCTGTTTGTCAAATTCCGGTACATTGCGGAATCGATTGCCCCCTTGACGACAGTCTCATTTGCCTTTGTGATGACTGTATTGCGAAGAATCTTGCGGGAACAACGCGAGAAAACTAAGATAAAGGGAATGTTCGGTCAATATGTTCCGAAGAAAGTCGTCGGTGAGTTGATTGCGAATCCCGAGATGCTCCGGCTCGGCGGGGAAAAACGACACCTTTCGGTTCTCTTCACCGATGTTGCGGGATTTACTACAATCAGCGAACATCTTTCGCCGGAAGAATTGGTACACTTACTGAATGAATACCTTACTGCTATGACGCGCGAAATTCTTGCGGTCGATGGGATTATCGATAAGTATGAAGGCGACCTCATCATGGCGGAGTTTGGCGCACCGGTTCACTATACCGATCACGCAGTACGGGCAGTCCGCGCTTCGCTGAATATGCAAAAGAAATTAGCGATCCTACGCCAGAAGTGGGAAGCTGAGAAACAGCCGATCCTCTATTCCCGGGTTGGTATCAATACCGGCGATATGATTGTCGGAAACATGGGTTCCGAGGATGTCTTCGATTACACTGTAATGGGCGATGCCGTGAATCTTGCTTCCCGGTTGGAAGGGGTGAATAAACTGTACGGTACGACAATCATGTGTAGTCAAGCTACTTACGACGAATGTAAAGACCAATTCCAATTCAGATTCCTCGACAAAGTCCGGGTTAAAGGGAAATCGCAATTTGTCGGAATTTACGAAGTGTTGGGCGAAAAAGACGAAGAACTTCCCGAAGGGAAACGTAAAGCCATTGATTCGTTTAACTTGGGTCGCCAAGCGTATGAAGAGCGCGATTTCAATACCGCCATCAAGCATTTTGAGCAGGCGATGAAAGACGATCCC encodes the following:
- a CDS encoding FecR family protein, yielding MKRFSVILLFIAAFAVGQFAFAGANNVAIVYKVNGSVELFKSGSKTAEPLKAATHLSDGDKIKTGKDGYAFVIFVEDKSQIKVRENSTISITANRTANGLDKQVNVDVGKLWTHVTKEGSQLRVATPTSVASVKGTMWWTIVDENGNTQIIGLEGIVRLINRITNQEGDVGQGQTGESGPDGIRIIRTVGGVPNPEGTGQRSTMRIPFTDAEGNSRVLIIEYEE
- a CDS encoding adenylate/guanylate cyclase domain-containing protein yields the protein MATTESKQHWSGLWVIAFAMIVGILVAKISGVVPALDIFDVLERKMVDFRFHWRQPLPTDSIPVVIVAADDNTELATDMRFPYSRSVWAHVVNNLKAAGAKVIVFDVQFATPADSAGDALLANAISNAGNVLLGGEVVVQQHQNLADPIVLEAPPAEIFTASGAPWAMVNMQEDIDNVQRDYFTVYAANDKYYLSLGVKALFMYRGITVDTSQIRHTGEHVKIGPLDIHTNGTQVFTVNYFGPIKTFPTYSVSQVLDDATFDLKAGEDSDYMELFLSPPPPGLDSLLDKIASENPFKDKIVLIGNTMPAFHDYKATPFDGYRQGQPLMYGVEVHANAIGTMYTGNYLEWLSFWWQVIVWLLFSFIVWWVTEHRNIWVGAITLLVVLSIGSAFNVLLFVKFRYIAESIAPLTTVSFAFVMTVLRRILREQREKTKIKGMFGQYVPKKVVGELIANPEMLRLGGEKRHLSVLFTDVAGFTTISEHLSPEELVHLLNEYLTAMTREILAVDGIIDKYEGDLIMAEFGAPVHYTDHAVRAVRASLNMQKKLAILRQKWEAEKQPILYSRVGINTGDMIVGNMGSEDVFDYTVMGDAVNLASRLEGVNKLYGTTIMCSQATYDECKDQFQFRFLDKVRVKGKSQFVGIYEVLGEKDEELPEGKRKAIDSFNLGRQAYEERDFNTAIKHFEQAMKDDPEDGPSATFYYRSLELQVNVPANWDGVHTLTEK